The Alnus glutinosa chromosome 1, dhAlnGlut1.1, whole genome shotgun sequence region GTATCAAGGTAAGTGCACAAAGTTTATGTGCAGCCACCAAATAAATTCGATCAATATTCAATACGAGTCGCTCACGGAAGTAGTTAATAAATAGCTATAATGGAAAGAAATACCAAATTTGTTCGACCCTTTATTTGCAAGAAAAGCACAAGTCAATCCATAAGTCAATCCAtaagtactttttcttttaattccaAAGATTAAAATCTGCTTAATTATTAGCTAATTACATCCAAGTTTCTAATACGATCGTCGCTAAAACTTTTATCACAAACcccaatcaaataaaaatcaagaattTCAATTCAACTTGTGCAAACGTACAAGCAAttcagagacagagagaggttGAACCTGTAAGAGACGTCTCTGCGGGAGGAAGCAGggcaagaagaagaaatggaatcctGATGGTGATAGCCGTTTGATTTCTCCATCTCATGCACCAAAACCAATGGCTCTGATCGCGGCTGTGACGGTGACGGTCACCGACGCGAGAAACCCCACTCTCGAAGGTGCGGTttgtcagagagagagaggtgacgAACGCATGACGGCTGATCCGGGTGACTTTAACGACCCGTGTTCGCTATTCGGATCCAAAACGAAGCAGTTTCTAGTAagagacggagagagagagagagagagagagtgcagACGAGAGAACGAACCACTGAAGGAGCGGAGTGGAATCAAATGAAAAAGGTAAGCTGGGTTTTTGTCTCTATGACGTGGCCTACAACGGAAACAAGgagattttaattaaattttgattaacaGTGGGTTTAGGTTTTCAAAACATGTTattcaataaataatattattaaaacgTGTGACTTAaaaataagctttttttttaaaaaaaaaatgtagttaattattttttaaaaacgttttTTTTACCTGCAAAATTGTAGATCAAACGGACTAAAGTATatattatttcataattaatagGCTATGATAAACAGGGCTCATTAAGCTTAACAAGATTTTATATCCTTCTTTCTCTCAACTATTTAATCAATTTGGGCATGtttgttaaagtttttattttgtgtatttttttttttttttgttctcatgataaatatatttttttttaaatacagaCCACCCATAATAACCTAAAAATCAtatcaaaacatttaaaaaaaataaaaataaaaacctcccAAAACTAATTACAAATCATGCATAATAAATGGTTGCTATCCTAATTAAAGAGGGTGTCTGAAAGagcaaaaattaatgaaaatataaatttcttctttttgaataaaaagaGTCATTTCATGTGTCATCTCTTATATATGATATCAGCAATATAtaaaattgtctaaaaaaaatatatgaactTTTATCAAGTTTGATGGAGGccttttttcataatttttttttatttattgtttagtCAAAAAGTGATAGAAttgattaaattaataattaagaattttttggaCGTTGGCCGGGTTGCATGAATTCAACCCAAATGATCATTAGATTACTTTAGACAagtttattcaaatttgaagaatACATAAACTTAATCAACTAGGaataaatatttaaagttaTAGAATTCTTATAGAGATTGAATTAATGATCAGATAAATcttttttctctatttaaatttgaataaatatctCTCTATCATTGAAATTTGAACATATAATTGCTAGCTCTAGACTCTAAACTCCACCTAGAAaactatgattattttttttttttttttaacaaagtgcCGTCTTCATTACTGAGAAACCACCCAAAAGGATAATATAATCAGGAAACTCATACAGAGAAACAAGGAACCAAATACACAAGAACAACAAAGCCCGAAGGCATAGGAGTGATTAGAGAAAAAGATTCTCTACCTACAAAGTTAGAAAACCTAAGAAAGCTAGGATTCTTGTACGACTAATTTGTGAGGAATAACCTAAAAAATAAATCCATTTTCCACtacataaattaatattttttaaaatccttAAGGTATTTATTTAATGGGTTACGTATAATATATATGATACAAACTcattcatattatttaaaataacataattGAGAAACTAATAACGACTCACTACTAGAAATGAAGACGattatttcaatttcaaatgaaatagatattTCGAACTCAATATTAATACGTTTTTTAAGATAGAATAATATACATCGTTAGatatattaactttaaattttaataaaaaaatttgaaatgtaGAGGATCgttgctctaaaaaaaaaaaaaaaaaaaaaaaaaaaaaaaaaaaagaaaaaaaagcatgtgaggTGAATTATTGAAATCTTAATGGTGTTGAGTTACACCTGGCCTACACGTGTCCTTTTTCAAGTTGTTAACGTGCAAAACATGAAATCCTGTTAGTTGGCCATGATACGACTTTAAGAAAGCGAGGTGCAATGAATGGCCATCATATGATAACCAGCCACGTCACTACGTGGAATAATCAATAATGTATTGAAATTATCTTTTTGCTTTCTCAATTAAATTTGCTTTAAGGATGTCTTAACCAAAAAGTTACGTGATTAGGCACGTCTTGATAGACAATGAAATCCTCCATTTTAGCTGCCGAAAGATGTCCAAAAAGAGTTActaccattttttattattattataagttctttaggaagaaaaaaaaaaaaaaaaaaaaaaaggttataagTGTCTTATAAATTGTCGTGCGACTGGCCCCTCTCCCAACTCAAGGTCTTGCTAATGCTAGAAAAAGAAGCTATATGACTCCAGCATGGAATGGGGCCTAGTCAGGACAACCCCAAAGGGCAAGAGTCGGCCAAAGCGGTGGCCATCTCCTAGAATCAAGGAGAATACATTAATATGGAAAAGCTCGAAAGACACCGTAGCCAATCAAGCTGAAAATCACTCTCCtagaccaaaaagaagaaaatgaccATTCTATAAAATCCTAAGCATAACCCCAACTCAAGGTACCTACTATCTTACGCTTGAATTCACTGTTTAatcttgtttttatgttttgattatagttatttttattgtaaCTTATTTGATTACTAACTTTAGCATCGAAGATAGTGTTGCTGCCGTCTCCCCTTACACGGCACACCACACCTAATTTTCTGTTTGTCTTGTAAGATCTTGAGACCGCTGACTACCAGACATGACAACATCATCAACATTTACAAACTGTCATAATAGTTCATGTGACACCTAAGAACCTTGCAAAAGGAACCAACAAGAAAACGGTTGTTTTTCTTGTAAGCCGTTACAATATACAATGTCATGTACCtacattattatttataaaaatggtCACGTAAGTTCGTgagaaattataataaaagttggaTGGTTTAGCTTTAAATCTTGCAACGAGTTAAGGCAATGAATGGTCAATCTAAACATTGGGATGGGAATCATGGGACCGTCCAACCTAAACTTTCACAAACAATGCTCtgttggctctatcatggactCCCAGCTTTGGATGGaggctttagaagaaacaaCCTGGCTGATTGTTTTCTGTTCCACTTTATGGTCCTATAATTAACATCTTCACTGATAAAGACACAAGTTCATGCCTCCCTATCTTGTTCCTCTACCTCGTCAATGAAGCTCACTAAATATGGATGATGATAGATTCCCTCataattagaatttaattcTATTATTTGATGGGAGGAATCCTAATAAAGAGTATGTATATTCTATCAATATGGGCATAAAGGCATTATTGGACATAACTTAAAAGAATCCTTTCTAAAAAGTTAAGTTTTTACATGTTAATCCTATATATTTTCGACATTTCTCGTTGACGTGATATTTTTTCTCTGTGTCATTACCTTTGGACCTATATTAGGAGGAACAATTCGTATTCACGTATTGGATTCAGGTCATGTcaaaatatagatatatatgagACTATTTTGATAAACCATAActcaattcatttaattaaacagataaACCTTTCAACCCTAACCTGCTAATTTTATGTTAGAATCGTATCGAATTCGtgagtcatgtaaaaaattatcagcccTACCCTATATGCCCTATTAGTCGGTGTGAGGATCCTAGATCGTCAAaggttgtatatatatatatatatgcacaccCTCAACTGAAATGCAAACGACATCAATCAATAGACATGAAAATTAAGAGGGTGAGATTATTATTTCGTACATCAAAGAAGCTCAAGAAAGTTTCTTACAAGCATAAGTATTAAGTAGCACCTACTCTTCTTCCTCATCAGTCACAAATTTACCAGTTCCAGGATTCAACGcggcaaagaagaagaagataacgTTGAACAACACAAGCGGCTCAATTTCACTAATCGGAAGCCCGGTCTCAATGTTTAGTTGTGCTAAAGCTCCTTTCCCGGTAATAATTTCTCCGATTAAAGAGAAAGCAATACCCAACTGAGCCAATCTCCCTACAAACAGCTCGTTCGACTTTGTGAATCCAAATAGCGGACCTTGCATTTCAAACCATTCCCAAATAAATTATTAGACCAAAAAACCTTCCGATCCCAAAATCAACATTCAAGCAACTTGTATCTTGAGTAAAAgtagtagatatatatatatatatatatgtatatgtattatAGAGTGGCAAATTACCTCCTTCTTTAAGGCCCAGTGCGGATCTGATGCTTTTGCCAGGTGGGATGACAGCCTTTTCAAGTCCAGTGGGTGGGTCATCAACGAATTTACCACGATCACCCAAAGCACCAATGGCTCCAAGCAGGgtgaaaagaatgaagaagagaagaagaggcTCAGCTTCATATATGGGAATTCCAGTTTCCAGATTCAATTGTGATAGAATTCCTTTGCCTGTGATTCCTTCACCTAACAAGGATGCCTGCACAAAAAGGCTCATCATTCCAACATGGGAATACCCCAAAGTCAGAAGAGGTTATTGTGGCCAAGTATTCTGCGGGAGGTCAGATCAAGAATCTTGGCCAAGGGGAGGTTGGAATTTACAAGTGCTACTGTCTTGAGCTTGTTCTGTTCGTTCTTGATgctatatatgttgttttttagTGGCTGTGCTGTTTTTAGCAGTTACTTGTTTGTCTGTAAGTGTTGTTGTTCTGCTGGTTTGTAGTAGTCGTTTGGTGCAGCCATAGGTTCTGCTGCAGTCTGTGTTGTTCTGTTGCAACTTCTGCTGGTTTGTAGCAGTTCTTGTGTTTGTTGTGTTTCCGGTTGGATGTGGTCTAGTTTTCACTGGAGGGTTGTATTCCTTTTTGGGTTGTTTATGAAGCTTTAAGAAATTACAAGACTTTGAAAATTAACCCTCATGTGCATGCTTCTTGTAGTGATCAATCATTCTACATACATTTGTTGTTGTCATGATTGgcatttctttttcctcttgaGTTTTCAATACTAATAAACACGTGTGGAACCAAAATCAGAACCatattaaattttcaattattctaaaaatttaacatGGTTAAAAACGatgaaatttaatcatttaatgaatGCTTTATCAAAGAAACAAAATGTTAGGTCCATCTCTTCCTTCTATGTCTTTTTATATACTGCTACACTATAGGGGCTTTGGTGACCACAGACAAATCAGTGTATTTTCATCACTAGAAACCAGTAACTCTAATCAATGACATGTTTCCTTTTTTAAGTttacaacaataattttttaatgccAATCTTATTTCTCATGTACCAATTTTATACTGGCTGATGTCTTTCAATGTTAGCCACTTAAAACCCATCACATTAGCCGTTGTAAAACTGGTATGATAAATGAGTGAAGAAATAGCTCATTTATCATAGTTAATCTCGTTCATTACTATTTCATATTGGATTCTCTTACTTAATCAACCACATTGCTTAGACAATAGTGTATATCAACATATCATTTTCAGATGTACCATGCGATAATACTGTGAAAATATccattaaatacaacaaaacaagaTCTGAAAATCTGCTTGATGACATGGTTCGTCTCCATTATTTCCTTCTTAAAAGTAGTGACATTTTTCAAAttagataaagaaaaagatgcaCCTCAAACAAAAAGCAGCAGATTGCAAGTAaattatagaagaaaaaaagaagaggagggtatgtatatatgtatac contains the following coding sequences:
- the LOC133854717 gene encoding photosystem II 22 kDa protein, chloroplastic; its protein translation is MAQTMLLMSGVSTGHVVDLKRDTLLNFQVQKLRPKRPFSHLLLPSPLPTDSSSSSSQAFTTFALFKSKTKAPPKKVVAPKPKVEDGLFGTSGGIGFTKQNELFVGRVAMIGFAASLLGEGITGKGILSQLNLETGIPIYEAEPLLLFFILFTLLGAIGALGDRGKFVDDPPTGLEKAVIPPGKSIRSALGLKEGGPLFGFTKSNELFVGRLAQLGIAFSLIGEIITGKGALAQLNIETGLPISEIEPLVLFNVIFFFFAALNPGTGKFVTDEEEE